TTCATGCGCCACTACCTGACGGTAAAAACCGGCGATATTCCAAATGTCCGCGCCGTGTATGAGGCGTTCAAGGTTCACGCCCGTTCACCAGAGATTGCTCAAGATGGTGTGGAGGCGCTTGTTGCGGACATCCGCGAGTTTTCCCGTTTCTTCTGCGCGATGGCGTTGGGGGCGGAGGCCGATCCGGCTCTGAAGCTTGCCTTTCAGGACCTCCGCGAACTGAAGGTAGATGTTGCATACCCATTCTTGTTGGAGTTGTATCGTGACTACGACAATGGCGTCCTTTCTGGTGAGGACTTTGTGGTTGCAGTCAGACTGATCGAAGCATACGTCTTCCGGCGCGCCATCTGTGCCATCCCGACCAATTCACTAAACAAGACATTCGCCACCTTCACCAAGGCGCTCAAGAAAGACCGTTATCTTGAGAGCATCCGGGCCCATCTACTTGGGATGCATTCCTATCGCCGCTTTCCGACAAATGACGAGTTCCGCCGCGACATCCGAACCCGCGACCTCTACAACTTCCGCAGTCGTAGCTACTGGCTGCGCCGACTGGAAAACCACGGGCGTAAAGAGCGCGTATCGGTGGACGAATACACCATCGAGCACATCCTGCCTCAGAACGAGAACCTCTCCGCCGCATGGAGGACAACACTGGGTGCGGACTGGGAGCGCATACAAGAAACCTGGCTGCACACACTCGGCAATCTAACGCTCAGTGGATGCAACTCAGAATATGGCGACCGAAGTTTTGCCGAGAAGCGCGACATGGAGAACGGCTTCAAGGTAAGCCCGCTCAAGTTGAATGAGGGGCTCGGCCAACTCGACAACTGGAACGAGGACGCCATCAAGACCCGTGCCAAGAAACTAGCGAGCATGGCGCTTGATGTCTGGACTGCCCCAAAGCTATCGGACGATGTGTTGGCGGCATACAAGCCCGAGACCTCACGTTCGGGTTGCACGATTGCAGATCATCCGCACCTACTCACGGGGACGATGCGCAGTTTATTCGAAGCCTTCCGCCGGGAGATACTCGCGTTGGACCCATGCATTACCGAGGAGTTTCTTAAGCAGTACGTCGCCTACAAGGCGGAGACTAACGTCGTGGACGTTGTGCCACAGGCAAAGCGCCTGCGGCTGTCGCTCAATATGCGATTCTCCGAGATCGTTGATCCAAAGGGTATCTGCAAGGATGTGTCTAATCTCGGCCGCTGGGGAAATGGTGAGGTCGAGATCGGCCTGGCCTCAGTGGATGAGCTGCCCTATGTTATGGGTTTGGTGCGTCAATCCCTTGAAAGACAGATGGGCTCCAGTGGCGATGAATGAGCTGCGGCGCGAGCGGCTGGCTGTCTGCCACGAACTGGAGGGCAGGATCGCTGATTACAGGGTTGCCATCAAGAAGGAAGAGCGGTTCAATCGGCAGGTGGAACTACACAGGAAGATGAAGGAACTGGAGAAACAATTGCAGAAGTTGGCTGCCGGGCTTTAGGCAGGAGGATAACGCACATGGAAAAACTGGACCGGAAGACAGGCGGCTCCACTCCGGACATCGTGGAAAAGAACATTGAGAAGCTGAGGGAGCTCTTCCCAGAAGTCTTCACTGAAGGGAGGATTGACTTCGAGACTCTCCGAGAGACGCTTGGCGACCACATAGATGGCCGTGACGAGCGATACAGCTTCACCTGGAGCGGCAAAGCACGAGCACGGCGCCTCGCCCAGACACCTTCTACGGGGACACTCAGGCCGTGCCCAGAGGAGTCGGTCAACTGGGATACAACGCAGAACCTCTTCATCGAGGGCGACAACCTGGAGGTGCTGAAACTCCTGCAGAAGTCCTACCACAAAAAAGTCAAAATGATCTACATCGACCCCCCATACAACACGGGCAACGATTTCATCTACCCCGACGACTTCCGCGATGGCATCAAGAACTACATGGAACTGACCGGCCAAACGGACGGAGAGGGCCGGAGGCTCTCTACCAATGCTGAGACTTCCGGCCGCTATCACACGGACTGGCTCAACATGATGTATCCTCGGCTGAGGCTCGCTCGGAACCTCCTGCGCGTTGATGGGGTGATTTTCATCTCGATTGACGACAACGAATCGGCGAACCTAAGAAAGCTTTGTGACGAGGTTTTCGGGGAAGAGAACTTCGCGGCAGACTTCGTGTGGGAGAAGAAATATACGACGAGCAATAACATTGAAGGCGTCAGTTCGGTTCACGAGACGATTCTCTGCTATTGCCGCAGCTCAGATGAATTGGGAAGTGCAATAAATCGCCTGCCATATACGAAAGAGGCACGGGCCCGGTATAGCAATCCCGACAATG
The sequence above is drawn from the bacterium genome and encodes:
- a CDS encoding DUF4391 domain-containing protein, translated to MNELRRERLAVCHELEGRIADYRVAIKKEERFNRQVELHRKMKELEKQLQKLAAGL
- a CDS encoding DUF262 domain-containing protein; amino-acid sequence: KSPQFVIPIYQRTYSWAEKECRQLWDDILRTGSNDAISAHFVGSIVYIEEGLSQVMIQSPLLVIDGQQRLTTLTLLLAALAGELDKLDDAKREPVDGFSPRKLRNYYLLNPEEEGERHYKLVLSQTDRTSLIAVVGGNQQPSEPSLRVTENFALFKSWIAACKGDLVSLCMGLAKLTAVDIALCRDQDNPQLIFESMNSTGRELTQADLIRNFILMGLESKLQTTLYEQYWRPMEVDFGQDAYGTHFDRFMRHYLTVKTGDIPNVRAVYEAFKVHARSPEIAQDGVEALVADIREFSRFFCAMALGAEADPALKLAFQDLRELKVDVAYPFLLELYRDYDNGVLSGEDFVVAVRLIEAYVFRRAICAIPTNSLNKTFATFTKALKKDRYLESIRAHLLGMHSYRRFPTNDEFRRDIRTRDLYNFRSRSYWLRRLENHGRKERVSVDEYTIEHILPQNENLSAAWRTTLGADWERIQETWLHTLGNLTLSGCNSEYGDRSFAEKRDMENGFKVSPLKLNEGLGQLDNWNEDAIKTRAKKLASMALDVWTAPKLSDDVLAAYKPETSRSGCTIADHPHLLTGTMRSLFEAFRREILALDPCITEEFLKQYVAYKAETNVVDVVPQAKRLRLSLNMRFSEIVDPKGICKDVSNLGRWGNGEVEIGLASVDELPYVMGLVRQSLERQMGSSGDE